In Rattus norvegicus strain BN/NHsdMcwi chromosome 3, GRCr8, whole genome shotgun sequence, a genomic segment contains:
- the Slc35c2 gene encoding solute carrier family 35 member C2 isoform X1, protein MGRWALDVAFVWKAALTLGLVLLYYCFSIGITFYNKWLTKSFHFPLFMTMLHLAVIFLFSALSRALVQCSSHRARVVLSWTDYLRRVAPTALATALDVGLSNWSFLYITVSLYTMTKSSAVLFILIFSLIFKLEELRAALVLVVLLIAGGLFMFTYKSTQFNVEGFALVLGASFIGGIRWTLTQMLLQKADLGLQNPIDTMFHLQPLMFLGLFPLFAVFEGLHLSTSEKIFRFQDPGLLLWVLGSLLLGGILAFGLGFSEFLLVSRTSSLTLSIAGIFKEVCTLLLAAHLLGDQISLLNWLGFALCLSGISLHVALKALHSRGTVASSPRLSITDCPAIQPPLTSCCCRWGHVPDGSGPLRGYRVSNYGVSTPR, encoded by the exons ATGGGGAGGTGGGCCCTGGACGTCGCCTTTGTGTGGAAGGCAGCGCTGACCCTGGGCCTGGTTCTTCTATATTACTGCTTCTCCATAGGCATCACGTTCTACAACAAATGGCTCACAAAG AGCTTCCACTTTCCCCTCTTCATGACCATGCTGCACCTGGCCGTGATCTTCCTCTTCTCCGCCCTGTCCAGGGCACTGGTCCAGTGCTCCAGTCACAGGGCCCGGGTGGTGCTCAGCTGGACTGACTACCTCAGAAGAGTGGCCCCCACAG CACTGGCAACAGCACTTGACGTGGGCCTGTCCAACTGGAGCTTCCTCTAcatcactgtgtctct GTACACAATGACCAAATCCTCTGCTGTGCTCTTTATCCTGATCTTCTCTCTGATCTTCAAGCTGGAGGAGCTG CGTGCAGCGCTGGTCCTGGTGGTCCTGCTCATTGCTGGCGGCCTCTTCATGTTTACCTATAAGTCCACGCAGTTCAACGTGGAGGGCTTTGCCTTGGTGCTGGGGGCTTCGTTCATTGGCGGCATCCGCTGGACCCTTACACAAATGCTTCTTCAGAAAGCTGATCTCG GTCTCCAGAATCCCATTGACACCATGTTCCACCTGCAGCCACTCATGTTTCTGGGGCTCTTCCCTCTCTTTGCCGTATTCGAAG GTCTCCATTTGTCCACCTCTGAGAAGATCTTCCGCTTCCAGGACCCGGGCCTgctcctgtgggttctggggagccTCCTCCTCGGAGGGATTCTGGCCTTTGGCTTGGGCTTCTCTGAGTTCCTCTTGGTCTCCAGAACCTCGAGCCTCACACTCTCCATTGCTGGCATTTTTAAG GAAGTCTGCACCCTGCTATTGGCAGCTCACCTGCTGGGTGACCAGATCAGCCTTCTGAACTGGCTGGGCTTcgccctctgcctctctggcatCTCCCTTCACGTGGCCCTCAAGGCCCTACATTCCAGAGGTACTGTGGCCTCCTCCCCACGGCTTAGCATTACTGACTGTCCTGCCATCCAGCCCCCGCTCACCAGCTGTTGCTGTAGATGGGGAC
- the Slc35c2 gene encoding solute carrier family 35 member C2 isoform X3 gives MTMLHLAVIFLFSALSRALVQCSSHRARVVLSWTDYLRRVAPTALATALDVGLSNWSFLYITVSLYTMTKSSAVLFILIFSLIFKLEELRAALVLVVLLIAGGLFMFTYKSTQFNVEGFALVLGASFIGGIRWTLTQMLLQKADLGLQNPIDTMFHLQPLMFLGLFPLFAVFEGLHLSTSEKIFRFQDPGLLLWVLGSLLLGGILAFGLGFSEFLLVSRTSSLTLSIAGIFKEVCTLLLAAHLLGDQISLLNWLGFALCLSGISLHVALKALHSRGTVASSPRLSITDCPAIQPPLTSCCCRWGHVPDGSGPLRGYRVSNYGVSTPR, from the exons ATGACCATGCTGCACCTGGCCGTGATCTTCCTCTTCTCCGCCCTGTCCAGGGCACTGGTCCAGTGCTCCAGTCACAGGGCCCGGGTGGTGCTCAGCTGGACTGACTACCTCAGAAGAGTGGCCCCCACAG CACTGGCAACAGCACTTGACGTGGGCCTGTCCAACTGGAGCTTCCTCTAcatcactgtgtctct GTACACAATGACCAAATCCTCTGCTGTGCTCTTTATCCTGATCTTCTCTCTGATCTTCAAGCTGGAGGAGCTG CGTGCAGCGCTGGTCCTGGTGGTCCTGCTCATTGCTGGCGGCCTCTTCATGTTTACCTATAAGTCCACGCAGTTCAACGTGGAGGGCTTTGCCTTGGTGCTGGGGGCTTCGTTCATTGGCGGCATCCGCTGGACCCTTACACAAATGCTTCTTCAGAAAGCTGATCTCG GTCTCCAGAATCCCATTGACACCATGTTCCACCTGCAGCCACTCATGTTTCTGGGGCTCTTCCCTCTCTTTGCCGTATTCGAAG GTCTCCATTTGTCCACCTCTGAGAAGATCTTCCGCTTCCAGGACCCGGGCCTgctcctgtgggttctggggagccTCCTCCTCGGAGGGATTCTGGCCTTTGGCTTGGGCTTCTCTGAGTTCCTCTTGGTCTCCAGAACCTCGAGCCTCACACTCTCCATTGCTGGCATTTTTAAG GAAGTCTGCACCCTGCTATTGGCAGCTCACCTGCTGGGTGACCAGATCAGCCTTCTGAACTGGCTGGGCTTcgccctctgcctctctggcatCTCCCTTCACGTGGCCCTCAAGGCCCTACATTCCAGAGGTACTGTGGCCTCCTCCCCACGGCTTAGCATTACTGACTGTCCTGCCATCCAGCCCCCGCTCACCAGCTGTTGCTGTAGATGGGGAC
- the Elmo2 gene encoding engulfment and cell motility protein 2 isoform X2 — MLALDNMLYLAKVHQDTYIRIVLENSSREDKHECPFGRSAIELTKMLCEILQVGELPNEGRNDYHPMFFTHDRAFEELFGICIQLLNKTWKEMRATAEDFNKVMQVVREQITRALPSKPNSLDQFKSKLRSLSYSEILRLRQSERMSQDDFQSPPIVELREKIQPEILELIKQQRLNRLCEGSSFRKIGNRRRQERFWHCRLALNHKVLHYGDLDDNPQGEVTFESLQEKIPVADIKAIVTGKDCPHMKEKSALKQNKEVLELAFSILYDPDETLNFIAPNKYEYCIWIDGLSALLGKDMSSELTKSDLDTLLSMEMKLRLLDLENIQIPEAPPPVPKEPSSYDFVYHYG, encoded by the exons ATGCTGGCTCTGGACAACATGCTGTACCTGGCCAAAGTCCACCAGGACACCTACATCCGG ATCGTGCTGGAGAACAGTAGCCGGGAGGACAAACACGAGTGTCCATTCGGACGCAGTGCTATTGAACTCACCAAGATGCTCTGCGAGATCCTGCAGGTCGGGGAGCTCC CAAACGAAGGACGCAATGACTACCACCCGATGTTCTTCACCCACGACCGAGCGTTCGAGGAGCTCTTTGGGATCTGCATCCAGCTGCTGAACAAGACCTGGAAAGAGATGAGGGCGACGGCTGAGGACTTCAACAAG GTTATGCAAGTTGTCCGAGAGCAGATCACCCGGGCTCTGCCCTCTAAACCCAACTCTTTGGATCAGTTCAAGAGTAAGCTTCGTAGCCTGAGCTACTCAGAAATCCTGCGGCTGCGCCAGTCTGAGAGGATGAGTCAGGACGACTTCCAGTCCCCGCCAATCGT GGAGCTCCGAGAGAAGATCCAGCCTGAGATCCTGGAACTGATCAAGCAGCAGCGCCTGAATCGGCTATGTGAGGGCAGCAGCTTCCGGAAGATCGGGAACCGTCGCCGGCAAG AAAGGTTCTGGCACTGCCGCTTGGCGCTGAACCACAAGGTTTTGCATTATGGTGACTTGGATGACAACCCTCAAGGGGAGGTGACATTCGAATCCCTGCAGGAGAAAA TCCCTGTTGCAGATATTAAGGCCATTGTCACTGGGAAAGACTGTCCTCACATGAAAGAGAAGAGTGCCCTGAAACAGAACAAG GAGGTGTTGGAATTGGCCTTCTCCATCCTGTATGATCCTGATGAGACACTGAATTTCATCGCTCCTAATAAGTATGAG TACTGCATCTGGATCGATGGCCTCAGCGCCCTTCTGGGGAAGGATATGTCCAGCGAGCTAACCAAGAGCGACTTGGACACACTGCTGAGCATGGAGATGAAGCTGCGGCTTCTGGACTTGGAGAACATTCAGATCCCTGAGGCACCACCTCCAGTCCCCAAGGAGCCCAGCAGCTACGACTTCGTCTATCACTATGGCTGA